In Alteromonas sp. RKMC-009, the genomic stretch AACTGAATTTAATCAGCTTGGCAGTCAGCCTCTGGGTAAGCGTTTATTTAATGATGACCGCTTCGAACGCGGCGCCTTTGAGTTATGTAAAGTGGGTAATTCATCTTTCGCCGGCGATACCGGTATCACGCTTCTTGGCCGGCGCTCCTGCTTTCATTACCGGCAGCATGCCCTGCTGGTCGCTGAACTGTTCTTACCTGCATCACCTGTTTATCAAACGGAACGTTAAACATGTCACTTGAATTGTCTTTTAGTAACTGGCGGGCGTACATGCAACTGACCCGCATGGACAAACCCATCGGTATTTATTTACTGCTGTGGCCCACTATCTGGGCGCTGGTTATCGCTGCCGGTGGCCTGCCGGATTTGGGGCTCTCGCTGATATTCATCGCCGGCGTGGTATTGATGCGTTCTGCCGGCTGTATCATCAACGACTACGCAGACAGAAAAGTAGATGGCAGTGTAAAGCGCACCAATCAGCGTCCGCTGGTAGCGGGCACAGTAACTGAAAAAGAAGCCTTGCAGTTGTTTGCTTTGCTGGTCGGGATCTCGTTTTTACTGGTTTTGCTGCTTAACTGGCAAACCATTGCACTGTCAGTCGTTGCCCTGTTACTTGCTGCCAGTTATCCGTTTATGAAGCGCTACACCCACATGCCGCAAGCTGTGCTGGGTGCGGCATTCGGATGGGGGATCCCCATGGTTTTTGCGGCCACACTGGGGTATGTGCCCGTTGAAGGCTGGCTGCTGTTTATTGCTAATCTGGCATGGACCATCGCTTACGATACTTACTATGCCATGGTCGACCGCGATGATGATTTGATTGTCGGCATTAAATCGTCTGCTATTTTATTTGGTAAAAACGACCGCCTGATCATTGGCTTACTGCAACTGTTCACGTTGGGTGTTCTGGGAAGTATTGCGGTTTCACTGAATTACGGCTGGCCAGTGTATGTGGCGCTGGTGGCCTGTGCCGTTTTATTTGCTATTCAGTCTTACGAAACACGGGATCGCGGGCGGATGGCCTGCTTTAAAGCGTTTCTGGACAATCACTATGTCGGTTTAGTGTTTGCTGTGGGGTTAATGGTCGACAGAATAGGCCTTAACGCATTGTAGCGTTAAGGCGTTTACTGCAGCGCTGAAACAATTATGCGTCCGGTGTATTGTCTTCTTCAAGCTTAGCCAGACGGGCTTCCAGGGCTTCCAGTTTTTCACGGGTACGGATCAGTACCTGGCTTTGAATATCAAATTCTTCCCGCGTAACAAGGTCCAGTTTGCTTAACTGGGCCTGCAATACCTGCTTCACCCGTGCCTCGGCTCCTTCGGCCATATTGCGTACCCCGGGTGGTACAGCGTCTGAAATTTGTTTGGCGATTTCTTCGAGTTTTTTCGGATCAAGCATACTATTTCCTTTATAATGCGCGTCATCGCGACTATGTGTTTCGTATTCTAATTAGATGCCGCGCACATGCAATTAAAAAACCGTCATTCTCTCAAACCGTTAGCTCGCTCCTTTTCATTATGAAGTTAAATGATGCACAACAATCTGCTGTGACGTACGTCTCCGGACCTTGTCTGGTACTGGCTGGTGCCGGAAGCGGAAAGACGCGCGTAATCACCAATAAAATAGCTCACCTGGTGAGGGAATGCGATTTGCCGGCGCGGCAAATCGCCGCTGTGACCTTTACCAATAAGGCTGCGCGGGAAATGAAAGAGCGGGTAGGGCAGACTCTTGGCAAGCAGGAGGCCAGAGGCCTGAAAGTGTGTACGTTTCACACCCTGGGCCTGACCATCATCAAGGCTCATGTCAAAGAGCTTGGGCTCAAACCCGGCTTTTCATTATTTGACGATAAAGATTCCACAGCGCTACTGAATGACTTAACCGAAGACACTATCGACGGCGACAAAGATCAACTTCAGTTGCTGCAAAGCTGTATTTCAAACTGGAAGAATGACCTGTTATTACCCGATG encodes the following:
- the ubiA gene encoding 4-hydroxybenzoate octaprenyltransferase, producing the protein MSLELSFSNWRAYMQLTRMDKPIGIYLLLWPTIWALVIAAGGLPDLGLSLIFIAGVVLMRSAGCIINDYADRKVDGSVKRTNQRPLVAGTVTEKEALQLFALLVGISFLLVLLLNWQTIALSVVALLLAASYPFMKRYTHMPQAVLGAAFGWGIPMVFAATLGYVPVEGWLLFIANLAWTIAYDTYYAMVDRDDDLIVGIKSSAILFGKNDRLIIGLLQLFTLGVLGSIAVSLNYGWPVYVALVACAVLFAIQSYETRDRGRMACFKAFLDNHYVGLVFAVGLMVDRIGLNAL
- the ubiK gene encoding ubiquinone biosynthesis accessory factor UbiK, producing MLDPKKLEEIAKQISDAVPPGVRNMAEGAEARVKQVLQAQLSKLDLVTREEFDIQSQVLIRTREKLEALEARLAKLEEDNTPDA